The Planococcus liqunii genome includes a region encoding these proteins:
- a CDS encoding metallophosphoesterase, with protein sequence MKWIYKSMLAALALLLFMFRNAYQQNLKSETVELPAKHPFKPFRLMFISDIHRRTLYGNLAAHPVDMVIIGGDLAEKGVPLSRIERNLQVLSELGALYFVWGNHDRHVGEEALRQLFKKYKVTVLENEWVTLFGNPHLKLAGLDYFIYEKDAVSKTFSGVKPEDTVLFVSHTPSIFKYVRENYPADFLLAGHTHGGQIRLGRFGITEKGHFRETNGKIELVSNGYGTTKLPLRLDAEAQYHIYTIRPKSSDS encoded by the coding sequence ATGAAATGGATTTATAAAAGCATGCTGGCAGCGCTGGCGTTGCTTCTTTTTATGTTCCGCAATGCTTATCAGCAAAATTTAAAAAGCGAGACAGTGGAATTGCCAGCCAAACACCCGTTCAAGCCGTTCCGATTAATGTTCATCTCGGATATTCACAGAAGAACATTATATGGGAACTTGGCAGCTCATCCCGTCGACATGGTCATCATTGGCGGCGACCTGGCAGAGAAAGGCGTGCCGCTAAGCCGCATTGAACGTAATTTACAAGTGCTCAGCGAACTGGGCGCATTGTACTTTGTCTGGGGCAACCATGACCGGCATGTAGGGGAAGAAGCGCTGCGCCAACTTTTTAAAAAATATAAAGTGACTGTTTTGGAAAATGAATGGGTGACGTTGTTTGGCAATCCGCATTTGAAACTGGCGGGCCTGGATTACTTTATTTATGAAAAAGATGCAGTTTCAAAAACTTTTTCAGGGGTTAAACCGGAAGACACCGTCCTATTTGTATCGCATACTCCTTCCATATTCAAATATGTCAGAGAAAATTATCCGGCTGATTTTTTGCTTGCCGGCCATACTCATGGCGGCCAGATACGGCTCGGGCGTTTTGGGATCACAGAAAAAGGGCATTTTCGGGAAACAAACGGCAAAATCGAGCTCGTCAGCAACGGATACGGGACCACCAAGCTGCCTCTCCGTTTAGATGCAGAGGCGCAATACCATATCTACACTATCCGGCCGAAATCGTCAGATTCTTAA
- a CDS encoding lysophospholipid acyltransferase family protein: MNLYAVGKTLVKTALHPLYRFEVLGTEHFPKEGGVLLCSNHINALDPPVVGMTAPRTVHFMAKEELFKLPVLGPILPKVNAFPVKRGMSDREALRTALKVLKSGEVVGLFPEGTRSTDGVLKKGLSGAGFFALRGNADVVPCAIIGPYKMFRKVRVVYGKPILMDPYRERRASAEEVTEVIMSSIQEILDEYSKNK, encoded by the coding sequence GTGAATTTATATGCAGTTGGAAAAACATTGGTAAAAACAGCGTTGCATCCTCTTTATCGTTTTGAAGTGCTTGGCACTGAGCATTTTCCAAAAGAAGGCGGAGTTCTTCTTTGTTCCAACCATATTAATGCACTGGATCCTCCTGTCGTCGGAATGACTGCGCCGAGAACGGTCCATTTCATGGCAAAGGAAGAACTGTTTAAACTTCCGGTCCTTGGACCAATTTTGCCGAAAGTAAATGCCTTTCCTGTTAAACGGGGAATGAGTGACCGCGAAGCTTTAAGAACGGCATTAAAAGTGCTGAAAAGCGGAGAAGTGGTCGGCTTGTTTCCGGAAGGTACAAGATCGACAGACGGCGTCTTGAAAAAAGGGTTGAGCGGAGCCGGATTTTTCGCGCTTCGGGGCAATGCGGATGTTGTGCCTTGCGCGATCATCGGGCCTTATAAGATGTTTAGAAAAGTGCGGGTTGTCTATGGCAAACCGATTTTAATGGACCCTTACCGGGAACGAAGAGCATCTGCCGAAGAAGTGACCGAAGTCATTATGAGCAGCATTCAAGAAATTCTGGATGAATATAGCAAAAATAAGTGA
- the fni gene encoding type 2 isopentenyl-diphosphate Delta-isomerase, translating to MDHIQYALSTGQSAGALFDDVRIIHQALPNLGVEDISIHTETGDLKLESPVFINAMTGGGGSQTEKLNGMLARAAKETGIAMAVGSQMAAIKDANERASYEIVRKENPHGFLMGNLGSEATVQQAKDAVEMIGANALQIHLNVIQELTMPEGDRDFKGAMERIAEIAENLSVPVIVKETGFGISREAAEKLAGTQIAAIDVSGYGGTNFAAIENERRARKLSYFQEWGVPTAAAIIEAKKAFPKTVLASGGIRGAQDMIKAFMLGANAAGLAGSFLKMAVEHGESRLVSEIESLTEDLQMMMTALGAKSIAELENCPVIITGELHHYLAMRGYEPSIYANRKKN from the coding sequence ATGGACCATATTCAATATGCACTATCTACAGGCCAAAGTGCTGGAGCTTTGTTTGATGATGTACGCATTATTCACCAGGCATTGCCAAACCTTGGAGTAGAGGATATCAGCATTCATACTGAGACAGGTGATTTGAAATTAGAATCACCTGTTTTTATTAATGCCATGACAGGCGGCGGTGGCAGCCAGACCGAAAAATTGAACGGAATGCTCGCGCGGGCTGCGAAAGAGACAGGCATCGCCATGGCTGTCGGTTCTCAGATGGCAGCGATTAAAGACGCAAATGAACGGGCTTCCTACGAAATTGTCCGGAAAGAAAATCCTCATGGATTCCTCATGGGCAATCTAGGCAGCGAAGCAACTGTTCAGCAAGCAAAAGATGCCGTGGAGATGATTGGAGCTAATGCGCTTCAGATTCATTTGAATGTAATCCAGGAGTTGACAATGCCGGAAGGTGACCGTGATTTTAAAGGGGCTATGGAACGCATTGCCGAAATAGCTGAAAACCTTTCTGTTCCGGTCATCGTCAAAGAAACGGGATTCGGCATTTCCAGGGAAGCGGCCGAAAAGCTGGCTGGGACCCAAATTGCAGCGATTGATGTCAGCGGCTACGGCGGAACCAATTTTGCGGCAATCGAAAATGAGCGGCGGGCGCGCAAACTCTCTTATTTCCAAGAATGGGGAGTTCCGACAGCAGCGGCCATTATCGAAGCAAAAAAGGCTTTCCCAAAAACCGTATTGGCATCCGGCGGCATCCGAGGTGCCCAGGATATGATCAAAGCTTTCATGCTGGGGGCCAATGCAGCAGGGCTGGCGGGTTCATTTTTAAAAATGGCCGTTGAGCATGGCGAAAGCCGGCTGGTTTCTGAAATCGAGTCGCTGACCGAAGATCTACAAATGATGATGACTGCACTGGGAGCGAAATCCATTGCGGAATTGGAAAATTGCCCGGTGATCATCACGGGGGAGCTTCACCATTATTTGGCGATGCGGGGCTATGAGCCATCGATATATGCCAACCGGAAGAAAAACTGA
- the cmk gene encoding (d)CMP kinase translates to MTKSIQIALDGPAAAGKSTIAKIVAEQLGYIYIDTGAMYRAITLKALNEGIDLSDNEAAGELLAKTAIDLQPSENGQLVFLDQQNVTEAIRSQEVTGSVSEMAAHESVRLQMVKLQQQLAEGRGVVMDGRDIGTDVLPKAELKVFMSASVEERARRRFEENKKRNIHTPLEELQGEIAKRDQMDSEREVSPLRQADDAIYLDTTSLTIREAAAEILRLAGERLS, encoded by the coding sequence TTGACGAAATCAATTCAAATCGCTCTGGACGGCCCTGCGGCTGCCGGAAAAAGTACAATAGCGAAAATTGTTGCAGAACAATTGGGGTATATTTATATCGATACGGGTGCGATGTACCGCGCCATTACTTTAAAGGCGTTAAACGAAGGCATCGATCTTTCGGACAATGAAGCGGCAGGAGAATTACTGGCAAAGACAGCCATCGATTTACAGCCGTCCGAAAATGGCCAGCTGGTCTTCCTGGATCAACAGAATGTGACAGAAGCGATCCGTTCACAGGAAGTAACAGGATCAGTTTCTGAAATGGCTGCGCACGAATCCGTTCGCCTGCAAATGGTGAAACTGCAGCAGCAGCTCGCTGAAGGGCGCGGGGTTGTGATGGATGGCCGCGATATCGGCACGGATGTACTGCCGAAAGCGGAATTGAAAGTGTTCATGTCTGCCAGCGTCGAAGAACGGGCGCGCCGCCGCTTCGAAGAAAATAAAAAACGCAATATCCATACGCCTCTTGAAGAACTCCAAGGGGAAATCGCAAAACGTGATCAAATGGACAGTGAACGGGAAGTTTCTCCTCTCCGCCAAGCGGATGATGCGATTTACCTTGATACGACTTCATTGACCATCCGGGAAGCGGCAGCGGAGATTTTAAGACTTGCAGGAGAAAGGTTGAGCTAA
- a CDS encoding CBS domain-containing protein, whose amino-acid sequence MFVKSVMVKREKCHTVKMDDSVQIGLDLLEQHTIDALPVLEGTTYKGIFTWYHVYRAFFLSGKSKEEFVSTTKVGDVMVNQGVYLHLDDVFEKAIVELNDFPIIAVVENGDLLGIVTRFDVMNQLQSAFGMEKEGVRITFTSVESEGRIGRLGDIIEKFKEAVISLVTFDETDKVVRRIVLKIKKKDNVERFVKELEKSGFRVLDISED is encoded by the coding sequence ATGTTTGTAAAAAGTGTAATGGTCAAAAGAGAAAAATGCCATACGGTTAAAATGGATGATTCGGTCCAAATTGGACTGGATTTGCTTGAACAGCACACAATAGATGCGCTTCCGGTGTTGGAAGGCACCACATACAAAGGTATTTTCACATGGTATCACGTATATCGTGCGTTTTTCCTTTCCGGCAAAAGCAAAGAAGAGTTTGTCAGTACGACTAAAGTCGGCGACGTAATGGTTAACCAGGGCGTCTATTTGCATCTCGATGACGTTTTTGAGAAAGCAATTGTGGAATTGAACGATTTTCCAATTATCGCTGTTGTCGAAAATGGCGATTTGCTCGGCATTGTCACGCGTTTTGACGTGATGAACCAGCTGCAAAGTGCATTTGGAATGGAAAAAGAAGGTGTGCGCATTACGTTTACTTCCGTAGAGTCGGAAGGCCGCATCGGCCGATTAGGTGATATAATTGAAAAGTTCAAGGAAGCAGTAATTTCATTGGTTACTTTTGATGAAACGGATAAAGTGGTACGACGAATCGTCCTTAAAATCAAGAAAAAGGACAACGTGGAACGTTTTGTGAAAGAACTTGAAAAATCAGGGTTCCGCGTATTGGATATCTCTGAAGACTGA
- a CDS encoding asparaginase — protein sequence MNKKVSLITTGGTIASKEVSKGLLKSGAISGRELAALCQLPEEIEVKVIDVFQLPSMHIGFDKMLQLREAIQTELADETVDGIVVTHGTDTLEETAYFLDLTISDDRTIVVTGSQRSPDEVGTDVYSNLRNSIYVSVDENLKGVGTVVVFNERIYTAKYVKKVHTSNLQGFDSFGHGYLGIIDNDVVSVYQKPISHEVHQVGARLPRVEIIKCYSGQDGHMIDLLAEGETAGIILEAAGRGQVSPHMVEAIERAVQKGITVVLTTSAEEGKSYPSYSYPGSAHDLMLKGVLLGSDYDSKKARIKLAVVLSLAKEVDINTFNK from the coding sequence ATGAATAAAAAAGTGTCTTTGATTACCACAGGAGGAACTATTGCAAGCAAAGAAGTATCCAAGGGGTTGTTGAAATCCGGCGCAATTTCAGGCCGGGAACTGGCTGCATTGTGCCAATTGCCGGAAGAAATAGAAGTAAAGGTGATTGATGTTTTTCAATTGCCGAGCATGCATATCGGCTTCGATAAAATGCTCCAGCTTAGGGAAGCGATCCAAACCGAACTGGCTGATGAAACGGTGGATGGGATTGTTGTCACCCATGGCACGGATACTTTGGAAGAGACGGCTTATTTTCTGGATTTAACAATCAGCGATGACCGAACAATTGTGGTGACGGGATCGCAAAGATCACCCGATGAAGTTGGAACAGACGTCTACTCGAATCTGCGGAACTCCATTTATGTATCGGTCGATGAGAATTTAAAAGGCGTTGGCACGGTGGTCGTCTTTAATGAGCGGATTTACACAGCGAAATACGTTAAAAAAGTACATACCAGCAATCTCCAGGGGTTTGACTCGTTCGGCCACGGCTATCTTGGGATTATTGATAATGACGTAGTCAGTGTCTACCAAAAACCGATTTCCCATGAAGTCCATCAAGTAGGGGCCCGGCTGCCAAGAGTGGAAATTATCAAGTGTTATTCCGGCCAGGATGGGCATATGATTGATCTGCTGGCCGAAGGTGAAACGGCGGGAATTATTTTGGAAGCCGCGGGCCGCGGACAGGTTTCGCCTCATATGGTGGAAGCGATTGAGCGGGCTGTCCAAAAAGGGATAACGGTCGTCCTGACCACCAGTGCAGAAGAAGGCAAATCCTATCCAAGCTATAGCTATCCGGGAAGTGCCCACGATTTGATGTTGAAAGGCGTCCTGCTTGGAAGCGATTATGACAGCAAAAAAGCGCGCATCAAGTTGGCTGTTGTTTTATCGTTGGCAAAAGAAGTGGACATTAATACATTCAATAAATAA
- a CDS encoding YpdA family putative bacillithiol disulfide reductase, with protein MENVDALIIGGGPCGLAAAIALQKVGIRPIVIEKGNIVNAIYNYPTHQTFFSSSEKLSIGDIPFITEDRKAKRNQALVYYREVVKRSGLEVRPFETVLAVEKEQDFTIRTTKNTYRAKYVIAATGYYDNPNKLDVEGADLPKVMHYFKEGHPYFDQDVLVIGGKNSAVDAALELHKAGSRVTVSYHGTSYSKSIKPWILPEFDSLVRNGEITMLFDSMVDKIGEREVELTVNDTKETIPNDFVFAMIGYHPDHKFLRNIGIAIDDETGCPIFDEETMETETENLYIAGVIAAGNNANSIFIENGRFHGEQIADAIADKESVR; from the coding sequence ATGGAAAATGTAGATGCACTGATTATCGGCGGAGGGCCATGTGGACTAGCCGCAGCGATAGCCCTTCAAAAAGTGGGCATTCGGCCGATTGTTATCGAAAAAGGAAATATCGTCAATGCGATATACAATTATCCGACCCATCAGACGTTTTTCAGCTCCAGTGAAAAACTGTCGATCGGGGATATTCCGTTTATAACGGAAGACCGGAAAGCAAAGCGCAACCAGGCTTTGGTGTATTACCGGGAAGTGGTGAAGCGAAGCGGGCTGGAGGTCCGGCCGTTTGAAACTGTTTTGGCAGTAGAAAAAGAGCAGGACTTCACCATCCGCACAACTAAAAACACCTATCGCGCAAAATATGTCATAGCGGCCACCGGTTATTACGACAATCCGAACAAGCTTGACGTGGAAGGCGCAGATTTGCCGAAAGTGATGCACTATTTTAAGGAAGGCCATCCTTATTTTGACCAGGACGTTTTAGTGATCGGCGGCAAGAACTCGGCAGTGGATGCTGCACTTGAATTGCATAAAGCCGGAAGCCGCGTCACCGTGTCCTATCATGGCACAAGTTATTCCAAAAGCATCAAGCCTTGGATTTTGCCCGAATTTGACAGCTTAGTCCGTAATGGCGAAATCACGATGCTATTCGATTCGATGGTGGACAAGATTGGCGAGCGGGAAGTCGAGCTGACCGTCAACGATACGAAAGAAACGATTCCGAATGATTTTGTCTTTGCGATGATCGGCTATCACCCGGATCATAAATTCTTGAGAAATATCGGTATTGCCATCGACGACGAAACGGGCTGCCCCATCTTTGATGAAGAAACAATGGAAACGGAGACAGAGAATCTGTATATTGCAGGAGTGATCGCTGCCGGCAACAATGCTAACTCCATTTTCATTGAAAACGGTCGTTTTCACGGTGAGCAAATAGCAGATGCAATTGCAGACAAGGAAAGCGTACGCTAA
- the rpsA gene encoding 30S ribosomal protein S1 has product MSEEMNEMENRDFQTGDRVKGIVTNIEEKAVTVTIEGAPFDGVIPISELSSLHIEKASDSVQVGDELDLVITKVEDENFVLSKRKVDAEQAWDELEKKFESGEIIESEVKDVVKGGLVVDLGVRGFVPASLVEDYFVESFEDYKGKVMTFKIVEMEKENNRLILSHRAVVELEKESQKEEVMDTIHAGDVLKGKVQRIASFGAFVDIGGVDGLVHISQLSHEHVEKVSDVVTEGQEVTVKVLSVDRDSERISLSIKDTLPGPWDAIEEKAPKGSVHDGKVKRIVSYGAFVEVLPGVEGLVHISQIAHKHIATPNEVLSEGQEVQVKVLEVNKADKRLSLSIKELQEKEKEQDYSNYEMPEESSGFSISDVIGDKLKGFKSE; this is encoded by the coding sequence ATGTCTGAGGAAATGAACGAGATGGAAAACCGCGACTTCCAAACAGGAGATCGCGTAAAAGGTATTGTTACGAACATAGAAGAAAAAGCTGTAACTGTAACAATTGAAGGAGCGCCTTTTGATGGGGTAATTCCGATCAGCGAGTTGTCGAGCCTACACATCGAGAAAGCATCAGATTCAGTTCAGGTCGGTGATGAACTAGATTTAGTCATTACCAAAGTAGAAGACGAAAACTTTGTTTTGTCGAAACGCAAAGTCGATGCCGAACAGGCATGGGACGAGTTGGAGAAAAAGTTTGAGTCTGGCGAAATCATTGAATCTGAAGTGAAGGATGTTGTAAAAGGCGGACTTGTGGTGGATCTTGGGGTTCGCGGATTTGTACCTGCTTCACTTGTGGAAGATTATTTCGTGGAATCCTTTGAAGATTACAAAGGCAAAGTTATGACATTTAAAATCGTGGAGATGGAAAAAGAGAACAACCGCTTAATTCTTTCCCACCGCGCCGTCGTGGAATTGGAAAAAGAATCACAAAAAGAAGAAGTGATGGACACCATTCATGCAGGCGATGTGTTGAAAGGCAAAGTGCAGCGTATTGCATCTTTCGGTGCGTTTGTGGATATTGGCGGAGTGGACGGGCTTGTCCATATTTCCCAGTTATCGCATGAACATGTCGAGAAAGTTTCGGATGTTGTAACAGAAGGGCAGGAAGTAACCGTCAAGGTTCTTTCAGTAGACCGGGATTCTGAACGTATTTCCTTGTCGATCAAAGACACGCTTCCAGGGCCTTGGGATGCCATTGAAGAAAAAGCGCCAAAAGGATCGGTTCATGATGGAAAAGTGAAACGGATTGTCAGCTACGGCGCATTCGTTGAAGTGCTTCCGGGGGTAGAAGGACTGGTGCACATTTCGCAGATTGCCCACAAGCATATTGCAACTCCAAATGAAGTGCTTTCTGAAGGGCAAGAAGTCCAAGTAAAAGTACTGGAAGTGAATAAAGCTGATAAACGCCTGTCACTCAGCATTAAAGAACTTCAGGAAAAAGAGAAAGAACAAGATTATTCCAATTATGAAATGCCGGAAGAATCCAGTGGCTTTTCTATCAGTGATGTAATCGGCGACAAATTAAAAGGATTTAAGTCCGAATAA
- the prsW gene encoding glutamic-type intramembrane protease PrsW produces the protein MIILLTVAIAPSLALFSYFYLRDQFAAEPSKLLFQSFIYGAVLTFPIMFIQYVFEFEGVFEQVFNQKVLFPSVLEEFFKWLVLIIAVYRHVDFEDPYDGILYGASVSLGFATVENVLYLMEFGLETAFIRAFLPVSSHALFGVVMGYYLGRAKFTKGTNGPIWLAFAFVSSMSLHLIYNSILYINTNLSYGVIPFMLFLWWFALRKVKQAHQLSLTHYHNNSSLHP, from the coding sequence ATGATAATTCTACTGACAGTTGCAATTGCTCCAAGTCTGGCGTTGTTCAGTTATTTTTATTTGCGTGATCAATTTGCTGCTGAGCCTTCCAAGCTGTTGTTTCAATCTTTTATATACGGCGCGGTATTGACTTTCCCGATTATGTTTATTCAATATGTTTTTGAGTTTGAAGGTGTCTTTGAGCAGGTCTTCAACCAAAAAGTGTTATTTCCAAGTGTTTTAGAAGAATTTTTCAAATGGCTAGTCCTGATTATCGCTGTCTACCGGCATGTCGATTTCGAAGACCCGTATGATGGCATTTTATATGGCGCCAGTGTGTCTCTCGGATTCGCCACTGTTGAAAATGTGCTGTACTTAATGGAGTTTGGGCTGGAAACTGCGTTTATCCGGGCATTTCTGCCGGTTTCAAGCCATGCGCTGTTCGGAGTGGTAATGGGCTACTATTTAGGCAGAGCCAAATTTACAAAAGGGACGAACGGACCGATTTGGCTGGCTTTTGCGTTTGTCAGCTCTATGTCGCTGCACTTGATCTACAATTCGATATTGTACATTAATACGAATTTGTCGTATGGCGTCATTCCGTTTATGCTGTTTTTGTGGTGGTTTGCCTTAAGAAAAGTGAAACAAGCCCATCAACTCTCACTGACCCATTACCATAATAATTCCTCCTTGCACCCATAA